The Curtobacterium sp. MCSS17_015 genomic sequence GGCGGGTCGGGCAACGGCGAGCAGATCGCCGCGAACAAGGTCGAGGGCATCCGCGCGGCCCTGGTGTGGAACGAGTCCACCGCGCTGCTCGCCCGTCAGCACAACGACGCGAACGTCATCTCGATCGGCGCCCGTCAGCACACCGAGGACGAGGCGATCCGCTTCGTCGACCTGTTCATCGCCGAGCCGTTCTCGGGCGAGGAGCGTCACGCCCGCCGGATCGCGCAGCTCGCGGAGTACGAGACCACCGGGCTCATCGCCGGCAAGCAGATCGACCAGTAGGGCCGAGTAGACAAGAGCAATGCCCGAGGGTCACTCCGTCCACCGCATCGCCCGTCAGTTCGAGCTGCACTTCGTCGGCCAGGTCTGCGAGGTCTCGAGCCCGCAGGGCCGCTTCGCCGCCGGGGCCGCGCAGCTCGACGGCCGGAAGATGGTCGCGGCACGAGCCGTGGCGAAGCAGATGTTCCTGGAGTTCGAGGGCGACCTGTTCCTCCGCGTGCACCTCGGCCTGTACGGGGCGTGGGACTTCGCGGGTGACATCTCGACCGACGCGACGATGCGCAGCGCGAAGGGGCGGATCGGGCAGACCAACCAGCGCGGCACGGTCACGGAGGACAGCGACGCGGGCGACGGCGCCGAGCACGTCCCCGACGACGCCGGCGAGGACTCCCTCCGCTCCATCGGCGCCCCGCGGCGCTCCCGCTACCGGATGGCCGAGCAGGAGAAGGTCGAGGACCCCATCGAGGCGTTCCCACCGGACCCGGTCGGCCAGGTCCGCGTGCGGATCCTCACCGAGACCGCCGTGGCCGACCTCCGCGGGCCGACCGCCTGCGTGGTCGAGGACCCGGCCGGGGTGCAGCGGGCGCTCGACAAGCTCGGCCCGGACCCGATGAACGACGACGGACCCGAGGCCGAGAAGGTCTTCGTGGACAACGTCCGGAAGCGCAACGTCGCGATCGGCCAGCTGCTCATGGACCAGTCCGTGGTGAGCGGCATCGGGAACGTCTACCGTGCGGAGCTGTTGTTCCGGCAGCGCATCGACCCGTACAAGCCCGGGAAGAAGATCACCGTCAAGCAGGCGAAGGCGCTGTGGCAGGACTGGTCGACGCTCCTGCACGACGGGGTCCGCATCGGTCAGATGATGACGATGGACGGCCTGACCGACGCCGAGTACCGGAAGGCGATGCGCTCCCGGGCCGACCGCCACTGGGTCTACCACCGCGCGGGGGAGCCGTGTCGGGTGTGCGGCACCGAGATCCGCGTCGCCGACATGGCCGGCCGCAAGCTCTACTGGTGCCCGAAGGACCAGAAGTAGCCCCTGGCGTCACAGGTTGCGGTGCGTCCAGCGGCCGGCGAGCGCCGTGCCGAGGACCGGCATGTCCCGGAGCGCGGACGACGACGCCGCGAGCGGGTCGGTCGGTACGAGGACGAGGTCCGCGACGTCGCCGACCGTGACCGACACCCGCCCGTCCGTCGAGCCACGCCACGCGGCGAGCGCCGACATCCGCTGCTCGGGGTGCCACGGGTCGCGGCCGTCCCGGTCGCGCCCGACGGCGGCGGCCATCGACACCCACGGGTCGAGCGGCGCGACCGGAGCGTCCGAGCCGAGCACCATCGCGCCGCCCGCACGTTCGAGCGCGGCGAAGGGGAAGGCCCGGTCGGTGCGGCCCGCCCAGTAGTGGTCGGCGATGTCCCGGTCGTCCATGGCGTGTTCGGGCTGCACGGACGCGACGACTCCGAGCCGGGCGAAGCGCTCGACGTCGAGAGCGGAGAGCAGCTGCGCGTGCTCGATCGAGCCACGGCTGCCGACGGTCTCGAGGGCGTCGAGGGCGAGCGTGACGGCCCGGTCGCCGATGGCGTGCACGGCGGGGACGAGCCCGGCGTCCACCGCCCGACGGAGCAGGGGGACGAGGTCCTCCGGCGTCCAGGTGAGGACGCCCTCGCCGTCGGCGGTCGCGGCGGTCCGGGTGCCGAGCGACCCGTCGGTGATCACCTTGAACGGCCCGACGGTGAGCAGGCCGCGGGTTCCGTCGACGACGTCGCCCGTCCGCAACCCGCGCCGGACCGCCTCGTCGAGCCGTGCCGGGTACACCCCGGAGGCGATGCGCAGCCCGTCCGTCCCGGCGTGGATCCGCCGCACCCACCGGTCGATGTCGGCGTCCATCTCGAGGTCGACGACCCCGGTGACGCCCCGTGCCGCGGCCGCCTCGACCGCGTCCGCGACGGAGGCGTCGAGCTGGTCGTCCGGCGCGCGGGACAGCGCGCCGGTCACGTCGAAGGCGTCCTGCTCGCGGAGCACGCCGTCGGCACCGGCGGGGAGCGCCCGGCCGAGCACGGCACCGAAGTGCGCCAGGGCGAGCTCGTTGCACCAGACCGCGTGCAGGTCCGCGCTCACGACGACGACCGGGAGGCCCGGCGCGGCCTGGTCGAGCAACTCGCGTCGGGCGGGACGCGGCCAGAGCCCGTCCCGGTAGCCGTGTCCGACGAGCACGCGGTCCGGGTCGCCGCTCCGGGCTGCGGCAGCGAGTCGGTCCGCGGTCTGCTCGGCGGAGCCGCAGTCCGTCACGTCGATCCGGCGACGCACGAGTGCCCACTGGTCGAGGTGCACGTGGTGGTCGCGCAGGCCCGGTCCGAGCCAGGCACCCTCCGCCTCGACGACCTCGGTGTCGGTCCCGCGGTCGAGCGGGTCGAGCGTGCCGGCCGGGGCGATCGCGGCGACCCGACCGTCGATGACCAGGACGTCGGCGGGGGCGCCCGAGGTGCCCACGCGTCGGACGGTGCGGAGCAGGGTCGCGTTCATCGTGCCTCCCGGCCGGTGGTCGTGGTGTCGTGGACGCGCGCCATCTCGTCGGCGAGCGCGGGGGAGGCGTAGGGGCCGTCGGCGCGCAGGCCGGCGATGATCCGCTCCACCACCTCGGGTGCCTTGTTCTGGCTGAGCTTCGCGCGGGCGTCGAAGCGGCTGACCCGGAGGCGGATGCCCACGGTGCCGCGGGCGATGCGCCGGGCGGTGTCCTCGTCGACGTCGAGGGACGCCGGTGACGGCATCTCCCGCTCGAAGTGGTCCACCAGGTCGCCGAGGACGCGGAAGTTGTCGTCGTCGGACAGGATCTCCGGCGTGCCCCAGAGGTGCGCGGTGGTGTGGTTCCAGGTCGGCACGAACTGCTCGGGCGGGTACCAGGCGGGGGAGACGTACCCGTGCGGGCCCTGCACGATGACCAGGACCTCGTGCTGCCCCAGTTCGTGGGCGACCTCGTCCGGACGGCCGACGTGGGACACGAGGACGATGTCGTCGCTGCCGTCGGGCTGCTCCTCGAGCAGGAACGGGTAGTGCGACGCGACGAGCCCCGCCGCGGTGGAGGACACGATCGTCGCCCAGGGGTTCCCGCGGACGAGTCGTCGGACCTCGTCGACCTCGGTCATCAGGAAGGAGGGTGTGTGCCGCATGCGACGAGCGTGGCACATGCCAGGCTGGTCGGCATGGAGAAGCGCGCCGCCTACGAGTCCGTCCTGCCGTACGTCCGCGAGTGGATCGCCTACAAGGTGTGGCAGCTCCGGCTGCCGGGCGTGCAGGTCGCCGTCGGGTTCGAGGGCGAGGAGCTGTTCGCCGGGGCGTGGGGGTACGCGGACGTCGAGGCCGGACGTCGCCTCACCACGTCGGACCTGTTCCGGATCGCCTCGCACTCGAAGACGTTCACCGCGACCGCGCTGCTGCAGCTCGCCGACTCCGGTGCGCTGCGCCTCGACGACACCGTCGGCTCGTTCGTCCCCGCCCTCGTCGAGGCCGGGTCCCCGATCGCAGACGCCACCGTCCGCGAACTCATGGAGATGGGCGCCGGGGTCGTCCGCGACGGCGCTGACGGGGACCACTGGGCGCTCGCGCACCCGTTCCCGGACGCCGACGAACTCGTCGCGCTCGTCGTGGCGGGCGGCGCGAAGGTCCCCGTCGGGTCGGCGTTCAACTACTCGAACCTCGGGTACGGCCTGCTCGGTCTCGTCATCGAGGCCGTCACCGGCACCTCGTACGCCGAACACGTCCGCGCCGCGATCACCGAGCCGCTCGGGCTGACCGGCACCGGCCCCGAGTTCGACCCCGCCCGCGAGGACGAGTTCGTCGTCGGCTACACCGGGCTGCACACCGCCCGTACCCGGCAGCGCGTCCCGCACGTGACGACGGGGGCGCTCGCCGCGGCCACCGGGTTCCACGGCACCGCCTCGGACCTGGTCCGGTACTTCTCCGCACACGTCCCGGGCCGCGGATCGCTGCTGTCCGACCGCGCCAAGCGGCTCGCCCAGCGGAAGGCGTGGAGTGCGCTCGACTCCGACCCGGCGGCCCGCGGGTACGGCGCCGGGTTCGTCGTCGACCGGATCAACGGCCGGGAGGTCCGTGGTCACTCCGGCGGGTTCCCCGGGCAGATCACGCAGTCGGTCTTCGATCCCGAGTCCTCGTTGGTCGTGTCCGTCCTGACGAGCAGCGCCACGGGACCCGCGACGATGCTCGCGTACGGGATCGTGCACCTGCTCGACGCCGCCGCCGACGAGCACGCTGCCGGTGCGCCGGTCCCCGCGGACGTCGACCCCGACCGGTACACCGGCCGCTTCACCACGTTCGAGGGGATCACCGACATCGCCCGCGTCGGGGACCGCCTGCTCGCGATCGACCCGACCCAGCCGGTGCCGACCGAGTCACCGGTCCGGCTCGAGGTCCTCGACGCCGACAC encodes the following:
- a CDS encoding DNA-formamidopyrimidine glycosylase family protein; the encoded protein is MPEGHSVHRIARQFELHFVGQVCEVSSPQGRFAAGAAQLDGRKMVAARAVAKQMFLEFEGDLFLRVHLGLYGAWDFAGDISTDATMRSAKGRIGQTNQRGTVTEDSDAGDGAEHVPDDAGEDSLRSIGAPRRSRYRMAEQEKVEDPIEAFPPDPVGQVRVRILTETAVADLRGPTACVVEDPAGVQRALDKLGPDPMNDDGPEAEKVFVDNVRKRNVAIGQLLMDQSVVSGIGNVYRAELLFRQRIDPYKPGKKITVKQAKALWQDWSTLLHDGVRIGQMMTMDGLTDAEYRKAMRSRADRHWVYHRAGEPCRVCGTEIRVADMAGRKLYWCPKDQK
- a CDS encoding FMN-binding negative transcriptional regulator, which gives rise to MRHTPSFLMTEVDEVRRLVRGNPWATIVSSTAAGLVASHYPFLLEEQPDGSDDIVLVSHVGRPDEVAHELGQHEVLVIVQGPHGYVSPAWYPPEQFVPTWNHTTAHLWGTPEILSDDDNFRVLGDLVDHFEREMPSPASLDVDEDTARRIARGTVGIRLRVSRFDARAKLSQNKAPEVVERIIAGLRADGPYASPALADEMARVHDTTTTGREAR
- a CDS encoding ribose-5-phosphate isomerase, translating into MRIHLGTDHAGLEFNKTLATHLTEAGHEVVDHGPTEYEPLDDYPSFCINAAHAVVQDQRAGVQALGVVFGGSGNGEQIAANKVEGIRAALVWNESTALLARQHNDANVISIGARQHTEDEAIRFVDLFIAEPFSGEERHARRIAQLAEYETTGLIAGKQIDQ
- a CDS encoding serine hydrolase domain-containing protein: MEKRAAYESVLPYVREWIAYKVWQLRLPGVQVAVGFEGEELFAGAWGYADVEAGRRLTTSDLFRIASHSKTFTATALLQLADSGALRLDDTVGSFVPALVEAGSPIADATVRELMEMGAGVVRDGADGDHWALAHPFPDADELVALVVAGGAKVPVGSAFNYSNLGYGLLGLVIEAVTGTSYAEHVRAAITEPLGLTGTGPEFDPAREDEFVVGYTGLHTARTRQRVPHVTTGALAAATGFHGTASDLVRYFSAHVPGRGSLLSDRAKRLAQRKAWSALDSDPAARGYGAGFVVDRINGREVRGHSGGFPGQITQSVFDPESSLVVSVLTSSATGPATMLAYGIVHLLDAAADEHAAGAPVPADVDPDRYTGRFTTFEGITDIARVGDRLLAIDPTQPVPTESPVRLEVLDADTVRMASGNRFGSIDEDIVFTRDASGAIVSVRGDSGMTQRPWSVPDETPEVAAALV
- a CDS encoding amidohydrolase family protein, with protein sequence MNATLLRTVRRVGTSGAPADVLVIDGRVAAIAPAGTLDPLDRGTDTEVVEAEGAWLGPGLRDHHVHLDQWALVRRRIDVTDCGSAEQTADRLAAAARSGDPDRVLVGHGYRDGLWPRPARRELLDQAAPGLPVVVVSADLHAVWCNELALAHFGAVLGRALPAGADGVLREQDAFDVTGALSRAPDDQLDASVADAVEAAAARGVTGVVDLEMDADIDRWVRRIHAGTDGLRIASGVYPARLDEAVRRGLRTGDVVDGTRGLLTVGPFKVITDGSLGTRTAATADGEGVLTWTPEDLVPLLRRAVDAGLVPAVHAIGDRAVTLALDALETVGSRGSIEHAQLLSALDVERFARLGVVASVQPEHAMDDRDIADHYWAGRTDRAFPFAALERAGGAMVLGSDAPVAPLDPWVSMAAAVGRDRDGRDPWHPEQRMSALAAWRGSTDGRVSVTVGDVADLVLVPTDPLAASSSALRDMPVLGTALAGRWTHRNL